taattatttcagtttttttgaattttggtcaactatggtcaaactgtggtcaaacaatggtcaaactacttattcaagaaatattagtgttactaaataattatttcagtttttttaattttggtcaaatctggtcaaactatggtcaaactgtggtcaaactagggtcaaactgtggtcaaactacttattcaagaaatattagtgttactaaataattattgattttagaacaatagtttcaaactcaaacagtgaaatgtgtgacttcatgctcaagctaaattcctgagggttaataggattgacatcttactattgtcaggaaaacaacaaatgcagacttggaaacgagggagaataggctggagtagtgagaggatgggtgaccgttcgggaagttagatgatttggaatgatgaggggtgattagagattaaaggttaaattgagcagtgatgaggggtgattagagattagaggttaaaataattcagaaatttgaaatttaaaagaaaaatctaaaaaaaatgaaaaatttaaaaaaaatcataaaatttcctttagtaccggttggtgttaccaaccgggactaaaggtggacctccaggcagcggccacgtggagggcctttagtcccggttccagtaagaaccgggactaaagggggaggctttagtaccgaccctttagtcccagttccagaatcgggactaaaggcccttatgaatcgggactaaaggccctttttctactagtgttaattGTCCAAACATAAATGTACACGTGAAAAGCTGACTCACACTAATGAAATATTCTACAAACTAGATTTAATTCTAGGTTTTGGTTACATGCCATAATGTTTGTAGTCGGATACTGCCACGATCGAGGCAGATCCTTTTTTAATGGCCTGGGATTTCCTTTTTCTTTGTAAGGTGTTCTTTTCAGCATTGATGCTTTTCTTTGCTTGGCGGCACGATAAACTCAAGCAAGTAAACTTTTTTTTATTTATATAGTAACTTCAAAAATTGTGAACGCTAGAACAATAACCATATCACAAGAACTAAATTAGCCCATTGATGACATGTGGTATTGATAATGGGTTGATTTAAGAAAATTCAATAGTGTTTGATTCGTCGATGGTACATAGTATGAATATGACGGTGTGAATAAAGCATGTCCTTTCTAGACCATGAAGATCAACAACGGTCATAGTAAGAAAGTACAAAGTACATGACAAACAAGAAGAAAGGAAATATGAGAAAACTAATATGTGTTTACTAAAACAAACGATGTTTAGGTTTTCCACATTTTCGAATGAGCGACTTTAACCAAAAATATGCATACGAATATGCACATAAATAATTAGAAAAGACTAGCAAACTATTATTTTGGATTGGTAGACATTTTCTTTTAGGTTGCACAAAAGTATTATTGTGAGAAATCAATGATACAATTACAGctaaggaattcaaatatagttttTTTTAGGTTTTTGTTGTCAATGATAAAGAACTTGACTACACATTATTTTGGGAATAGAGCTAGTTTATTAATTATgcgtggtactccctccgtttttatttagttcgcgtaTTAGTTTTAGTCAAAGccagctttgtaaactttgacaaaatttataaacaaaaatattagcatatacaataacaaatcaataccattagagctATTATCGAAtgtatcatatagatttgttatagtAAATATTTGTACTTTttactataaacttggtcaaactttacgaagtttgacttcagtcaactctaatatgtagagtaaataaaaatggagggagtaattttAACACAGTACATACCATAAGTATATTGTTCATGCATATCTTCTAGACAATGTGAATTTTTTTTTACACTAAGCCAGTTTTACTCATTCATGTGGGTTATGGATAGCCACCATATGGTACTACATGCATCAAGAACATTTTACAATAAATTAACCAATACATCAACATCCAAGTTGCTAAATAAAATAGTATCTAGCTCCCATGCTTTTTCTACACAGCAGAAAACCACATGTAATATGGAGCTTTGGGAGGGTGCAAAAATTAAAATCTCCACCATCACGTCAAATTAACCAAAAACTGAATATGGCCGGAAATATTACTCCACTTCCACACATCGTGTACACATGTAGATGCATCCCCGCAATATCTATATATACACCAACACATGTGTACACACCCCACAACAACCACCTtcatcttcgtccagccctagctaGAACAGCACTCATCTTAACCTGTATAAACACACATAAACACACAACTCCAAGAACACACGCCAAGAAACCAAAGAAAAGCAAGCAGCCATGGGGGTGGAAATCCTGAGCTCCACGGTGGAGCACTCCTCCCAGTACTCTTCCAGCGCGTCCACGGCCACGACGGAGTCAGGCGCCGCCGGAAGATCGCCGATGGCTCTGAGCCTGCCAGTCGTCATCGCCGACGAGTCCGTGACCTCGCGGTCGACATCGGCACAGTTGGCGTCGTCGCGGTTCAAGGGCGTGGTGCCGCAGCCCAACGGGCGGTGGGGCGCCCAGATCTACGAGCGCCACGCTCGCGTCTGGCTCGGCACGTTCCCGGACCAGGACTTGGCGGCGCGCGCCTACGACGTAGCCGCGCTCAGGTACCGCGGCCGCGATGCCGCCACCAACTTCCCGTGCGCGGCCGCGGAGGCGGAGCTCGCCTTCCTGGCAGCGCACTCCAAGGCCGAGATCGTCGACATGCTCCGGAAGCACACCTACGCTGACGAGCTCCGCCAGGGTCTGAGACGCGGCCGCGGCATGGGGGTCCGCGCGCAGCCGACGCCGTCGTGGGCACGGGAGCCCCTCTTCGAGAAGGCCGTGACCCCAAGCGATGTCGGCAAGCTCAATCGGCTCGTGGTACCGAAGCAACACGCCGAGAAGCACTTTCCCCTGAAGCGCACCCCGGAGACGACGACCACCACCGGCAACGGCGTGCTGCTCAACTTTGAGGACGGTGAGGGGAAGGTGTGGAGGTTCCGGTACTCGTATTGGAACAGCAGTCAGAGCTACGTGCTCACAAAGGGCTGGAGTCGCTTCGTCCGTGAGAAGGACCTCGCTGCCGGCGACTCCATCGTGTTCTCGTGCTCCGCGTACGGGCAGGAGAAGCAGTTCTTCATCGACTGCAAGAAGAACACGACCGTAGACGGCGGCAAATCTGCGTCGCCGCTGCCGGTGGTGGAGACTGTCAAAGGAGAACAAGTCCGCGTCGTTAGGCTGTTCGGTGTCGACATCGCCGGAGTAAAGAGGGTGCGAGCGGCGATGGCGGAGCAAGGCCCGCCGGAG
The Triticum dicoccoides isolate Atlit2015 ecotype Zavitan chromosome 3A, WEW_v2.0, whole genome shotgun sequence genome window above contains:
- the LOC119266853 gene encoding AP2/ERF and B3 domain-containing protein Os01g0141000-like: MGVEILSSTVEHSSQYSSSASTATTESGAAGRSPMALSLPVVIADESVTSRSTSAQLASSRFKGVVPQPNGRWGAQIYERHARVWLGTFPDQDLAARAYDVAALRYRGRDAATNFPCAAAEAELAFLAAHSKAEIVDMLRKHTYADELRQGLRRGRGMGVRAQPTPSWAREPLFEKAVTPSDVGKLNRLVVPKQHAEKHFPLKRTPETTTTTGNGVLLNFEDGEGKVWRFRYSYWNSSQSYVLTKGWSRFVREKDLAAGDSIVFSCSAYGQEKQFFIDCKKNTTVDGGKSASPLPVVETVKGEQVRVVRLFGVDIAGVKRVRAAMAEQGPPELFQRQCVTHGWISTVYQYQTQLIQRLMFLQFALYGCMPKHCQSGSF